AAAGCATCGAGCGGACCGAGATCGTGCCTGCCCGGCTAGGCACCAAGTTCGGCCTGCGTTATCAACTGGTGGGCAAGGTGGCCGACGACGTGCCACTGACCCTGCTGTATTTCACGCCGGGTATCCGCACCCCGGACGGCCAGCGCCACGACAAGTTCGAAGTGACCCAGAAGCTGGTGCCCGGCGCGCCGCAGGACATCATGGCTTACGAGTTCACCGAGACCCACGAAGCGATTCCCGGCGAATGGCGCTTCATGGTGTTCCAGGGCGACCGCCTGTTGGCACAGCAGCGTTTTACCGTACGCTGAAACGTTTATGCCCAGGCATCGAAGTGCTTGGGCGTTTTGATATCACGTTTTCGTCTTAAGCAAATTTTCCGCGACCCGATACTTTCAAGAGCAGCCCGCTGCATGGCGAATGCAGCGCTTTTGGAAGGAACCGGAGAATGAGCATCAGAAGTCTCAACATTGCACCGCGCGCGGGCCTGGGCTTCGGCCTGCTGGCGCTGATGGTGTTTGGCCTGGGGGCGTTCGCCCTGCTGCAAATGTCGAACATGCGCGCGCAGTCCGACGAGGTCGACAACAACTGGTTGCCCAGTGTGATGGCAGTCGGTGAGATGAATCAGGATCTGCTGCGGATCCGCGCACTGACCCTGCGCCTGTTGATCAACCGCAACCCCCAGGCCCTGGCGCAGAACGAAAGCAAGCTCAATGAGATCAAGCGCGGCATGAGCGCGGCACAGGAGCGCTACGACGCGTTGATCGTGCTGCCGCAGGAGCGTGTGCTGTTCGATCGTTTCAAGGCCGCCGAGAAGCGCTACCTCGAGCATCAGAATGAGGTGGTGGCGTTGTCCCAGAAGGGGCGGGTAGAGGACGCGATCGCGGTGGTCAACGGCGAAATGAGCCAGTTGGCCGACGAGTTGGCGGGCACCCTCCACGAGCTG
This portion of the Pseudomonas sp. MRSN 12121 genome encodes:
- a CDS encoding DUF3859 domain-containing protein, with translation MHLTRLSALAALMMLSGLGTSQVSAEVRVEGPVEYGVFEGPKAALQSGERMLRRSNESIERTEIVPARLGTKFGLRYQLVGKVADDVPLTLLYFTPGIRTPDGQRHDKFEVTQKLVPGAPQDIMAYEFTETHEAIPGEWRFMVFQGDRLLAQQRFTVR